One Pseudomonas tolaasii NCPPB 2192 genomic window carries:
- a CDS encoding aldolase has translation MAKTLALPKDQLVKQALIQMQNTLADNTWTDRQKLALTCRILFEHGHDSGLAGQITARGPKPGTYYTQQLGLGFDEITASNLLLVNEDLEVLEGHGIPNPANRFHTWVYRGRPDVNCIIHTHPTHIAALSMLEVPLQVSHMDLCPLYEDCAFLQAWPGVPVGNEEGEIITAALGDKRAILLSHHGQLSTGASIEETCVIAQLIERAAKLQLLAMSAGSIKPILPELGREAHDWISKPKRHGAAFNYYARQNLRKHADCLN, from the coding sequence ATGGCCAAGACATTAGCACTCCCCAAAGACCAACTGGTCAAGCAAGCGCTGATCCAGATGCAAAACACCCTGGCGGATAATACGTGGACTGACCGGCAAAAGCTGGCGCTCACCTGCCGCATCCTCTTCGAACACGGCCACGACTCCGGCCTGGCCGGGCAGATCACTGCACGCGGGCCAAAACCTGGCACCTATTACACCCAGCAATTGGGCCTGGGTTTTGACGAGATCACCGCCAGCAATCTGCTGCTGGTCAACGAGGATCTTGAGGTGCTCGAAGGCCACGGCATTCCCAACCCGGCCAACCGTTTTCACACGTGGGTGTACCGCGGACGGCCGGATGTGAACTGCATCATCCATACCCACCCCACGCACATTGCAGCGCTGTCGATGCTGGAAGTGCCGCTGCAGGTGTCGCACATGGACCTGTGCCCGCTGTATGAAGACTGCGCGTTTCTGCAAGCCTGGCCGGGCGTGCCGGTGGGCAATGAAGAAGGGGAAATCATCACCGCCGCGTTGGGCGACAAGCGCGCGATATTGCTCTCGCACCACGGCCAGCTGTCCACCGGGGCGAGCATCGAGGAAACCTGCGTGATCGCCCAGCTGATCGAGCGCGCGGCGAAATTGCAGCTGCTGGCGATGTCGGCAGGCAGCATCAAACCGATCCTGCCCGAGCTTGGGCGCGAGGCCCATGACTGGATCTCCAAGCCCAAGCGCCATGGCGCCGCGTTCAATTACTACGCCCGGCAGAACCTGCGCAAGCACGCCGATTGCCTGAACTGA
- a CDS encoding helix-turn-helix domain-containing protein, with translation MSIRLKLLRKKLGVTLDVLAEKSGMTKSYLSKVERGLNTPSIAAALKLAKALNVKVEELFSEDSVSVDSYSLVRSHERPDTAPGYAVLAHQVSERSLLPFIIYPPAEFTDKTFKEHVGEEFLFVHEGQVEVDFMNERVILERGDALHFNAQKPHRIRSVGEVQAQLLVVVHSAEE, from the coding sequence ATGTCTATCCGTTTGAAATTATTGAGAAAAAAACTTGGCGTAACCCTGGATGTATTGGCTGAAAAATCCGGGATGACCAAGAGCTACCTGTCCAAGGTCGAGCGCGGGCTCAACACGCCGTCGATTGCCGCTGCGCTGAAACTGGCCAAGGCATTGAACGTGAAGGTTGAAGAGCTGTTCAGCGAAGACAGCGTGAGCGTCGACAGCTACAGCCTGGTGCGCAGCCATGAACGCCCGGACACGGCGCCGGGTTACGCGGTGCTGGCCCATCAGGTCAGCGAGCGCAGCCTGCTGCCGTTCATCATTTATCCGCCGGCGGAATTCACCGACAAGACCTTCAAGGAACACGTGGGTGAGGAGTTTTTGTTTGTGCATGAAGGCCAGGTGGAAGTGGACTTCATGAATGAGCGGGTGATTCTGGAACGGGGGGATGCGCTGCATTTCAATGCGCAGAAGCCGCACCGGATTCGCTCGGTGGGGGAGGTGCAGGCGCAGCTGCTGGTCGTTGTCCACAGCGCTGAAGAATGA
- a CDS encoding FecR family protein translates to MNRLSDTDALDIEHSDSIDAQAASWFARNRSEAGRADRKAFAAWQAEPAHARAYAEFEQLWADLAQLQQLNKPVALPKRKASMWRPALAVAAALVCAVLTTNVGAPRTLYHAQVAAHSKGMRTLNLPDGSTLYVNANTRLRLAFSADQRIIHLDKGQLYIEVAADKERPLYVQAGEATVRVVGTGFDVRRSQQQLVVSVAHGQVAFEPDAKSPVALLGAQQRAIYSYAKAGLQQQTLTAEEVADWRSGHLSFRNRELASLIDELSLYRPQAPLQVNKAVAQLKVSGNLDVNDPDALLNALPALLPVKTVASADGIVRIEPRK, encoded by the coding sequence ATGAACCGCCTGAGCGACACCGACGCTTTGGACATCGAGCACAGCGACTCCATCGATGCCCAAGCCGCCAGCTGGTTTGCCCGCAACCGCAGCGAAGCGGGGCGAGCCGACCGCAAGGCTTTTGCCGCCTGGCAAGCCGAACCCGCCCATGCGCGCGCCTATGCCGAATTCGAGCAACTGTGGGCCGACCTCGCCCAGCTACAGCAATTGAACAAACCCGTGGCACTGCCCAAGCGCAAAGCATCGATGTGGCGCCCTGCCCTCGCGGTGGCGGCTGCACTGGTGTGCGCAGTGCTGACCACCAATGTCGGCGCACCCCGCACGCTGTATCACGCCCAGGTCGCCGCCCACTCCAAGGGCATGCGCACCCTGAACCTGCCCGACGGCAGCACCTTGTACGTGAACGCCAACACGCGCCTGCGCCTGGCGTTCAGCGCCGATCAACGCATCATTCATCTGGACAAGGGCCAGCTGTATATCGAAGTCGCTGCCGATAAAGAGCGACCGTTGTATGTGCAGGCCGGCGAGGCGACGGTGCGGGTGGTGGGTACCGGGTTTGATGTACGGCGCAGCCAGCAGCAACTGGTGGTCAGCGTCGCCCATGGCCAGGTCGCGTTTGAACCGGACGCCAAAAGCCCCGTGGCCCTGCTCGGCGCCCAGCAACGCGCCATCTACAGCTACGCCAAAGCCGGCCTGCAACAACAAACCCTTACCGCCGAAGAAGTGGCGGACTGGCGCAGCGGGCATTTGTCATTTCGCAACCGCGAACTGGCCAGCCTGATCGACGAACTGAGCCTCTACCGCCCCCAGGCCCCGTTGCAGGTGAACAAGGCCGTGGCTCAGTTGAAGGTCTCGGGCAACCTGGACGTGAATGATCCGGACGCCCTGCTCAACGCCCTGCCCGCCCTGCTGCCGGTGAAAACCGTGGCCTCGGCCGACGGCATTGTGAGAATCGAACCCCGCAAATAA
- a CDS encoding NAD(P)H-binding protein — MRVLLFGATGMVGQGVLRECLLADDVQEVVAVGRTPLTQEHGKLHQVLHSDMLDFQPLENLLQGFDACFFCLGVSSAGMNETKYTHLTYDLTLVAASTLARLNPQMTFIYVSGAGTDSSEAGKSMWARVKGKTENALLRLPFKAVYLFRPGVIQPLHGVRSKTPLYQSFYTVLGPLLSFFRRLKPDWVISTETVGRAMLQAASAGAPQPVVEQAGINRLADERR; from the coding sequence ATGAGAGTTCTGCTTTTCGGCGCCACCGGCATGGTCGGCCAAGGCGTGCTGCGCGAGTGCCTGCTGGCCGATGACGTGCAGGAAGTGGTCGCCGTCGGCCGTACGCCCCTCACCCAGGAACACGGCAAGCTGCACCAGGTGTTGCACAGTGACATGCTGGACTTCCAGCCCCTGGAAAACCTGTTGCAAGGCTTCGATGCCTGCTTCTTCTGCCTCGGCGTGTCGTCGGCGGGCATGAATGAAACCAAATACACCCACCTCACCTATGACCTGACGCTGGTCGCGGCCAGCACCCTGGCCCGGCTCAACCCGCAGATGACCTTTATCTACGTGTCCGGCGCCGGCACCGACAGCTCCGAAGCGGGTAAATCGATGTGGGCGCGGGTCAAGGGCAAGACTGAAAACGCCTTGCTGCGCCTGCCGTTCAAGGCGGTGTACCTGTTCCGGCCGGGGGTGATTCAGCCGTTGCACGGTGTGCGTTCGAAGACGCCGTTGTACCAGTCGTTCTATACCGTGCTCGGGCCGTTGCTGTCGTTTTTCCGCCGCCTTAAACCGGACTGGGTGATCAGCACTGAAACGGTGGGTCGGGCAATGTTGCAGGCGGCGAGCGCAGGGGCGCCGCAACCGGTGGTCGAGCAAGCCGGAATCAATCGTTTGGCCGACGAGCGCCGCTGA
- a CDS encoding LysR family transcriptional regulator, producing the protein MLHKSLVRRLDLITLQLFVAVFEEGTLTRAAAREAIAVSAASKRLMELEQVLGVSLFVRRAKGMDLTAAGETLLHHARQMLFNVEKMGLELGEHSHGVRGYVRMLANLSAIIQFLPEDLRDFSELHPAVKTDLEERPSHGVVQGVLDGVADLGICSSDTDTKGLPSVLYRHDKLVVLMPADHALASRTRLAFAETLGSDYVGLHAASSINMRTHAAAREAGQTLRLRIHVPGFDAMCRMVQANMGIGILPQKAYELFGRALGLHAVPLTDAWSDRRLILVVRDEAQLSPVSQLLFEYLSRSMD; encoded by the coding sequence ATGTTGCACAAGAGTCTGGTGCGCCGCCTGGACCTGATCACCCTGCAGTTGTTTGTGGCGGTGTTCGAAGAAGGCACGCTGACCCGCGCGGCGGCTCGCGAAGCCATCGCCGTGTCGGCAGCGAGCAAGCGCCTGATGGAGTTGGAGCAGGTGCTGGGCGTCAGCCTGTTTGTGCGGCGGGCCAAGGGCATGGACCTGACGGCCGCCGGTGAAACGCTGCTGCACCATGCACGGCAGATGCTGTTCAACGTCGAAAAAATGGGCCTGGAGCTGGGCGAACACAGCCACGGGGTGCGTGGTTACGTGCGCATGCTGGCCAATCTGTCGGCAATTATTCAGTTTCTTCCTGAAGATTTGCGGGACTTTTCCGAGTTGCACCCTGCGGTAAAAACCGATCTGGAGGAGCGCCCCAGCCACGGCGTGGTGCAAGGCGTGCTCGACGGTGTGGCGGACCTGGGCATTTGCTCCAGCGATACCGACACCAAAGGCCTGCCCAGCGTGCTGTATCGCCACGACAAACTGGTGGTGCTGATGCCCGCCGATCATGCATTGGCGTCGCGCACGCGTCTGGCGTTTGCCGAAACCCTGGGCAGCGATTACGTCGGCCTGCATGCGGCCAGTTCCATCAACATGCGCACCCACGCCGCCGCGCGTGAGGCCGGCCAGACCTTGCGCCTGCGCATCCATGTGCCGGGGTTTGATGCGATGTGCCGGATGGTGCAGGCGAACATGGGCATTGGCATCCTGCCGCAGAAAGCCTATGAGCTGTTTGGCCGCGCGCTGGGCTTGCATGCCGTGCCGCTGACGGATGCGTGGTCGGATCGCCGGTTGATTTTGGTGGTGCGTGATGAGGCGCAGTTGTCGCCGGTCAGTCAGTTGTTGTTTGAGTACCTGAGCAGGTCAATGGATTAA
- a CDS encoding DUF4917 family protein — protein sequence MKDFQDIDAHLEDWSALRAAVDFSGILIGNGASRTIWEDFSYDSLFENARTVEEKPLGQSELSVFDALQTRSFEQALGALKTTSRVNKALAVSSAAPRNRYYAIKEALINTIHAVHIPWRLVQPSTLATINAELARYATVFTSNYDLLNYWAILHTPGIDDLFRSADASFDLRDTRTEATRILYLHGGLHLVRNLDGTARKLPSTDSTLLSSFAINNTIKTLDDVPLFVSEGKVEEKLKTIRSSDYLSFCYEQLLSHKGALCIFGHELGAQDKHLVDAIRQARLTTLAISVSGRSDGFIRQQKRRYSELFEGTGVELKFFAARTHPLGNPALSVPVER from the coding sequence ATGAAGGATTTCCAGGATATTGACGCCCACCTTGAAGACTGGAGCGCACTGCGCGCAGCCGTCGACTTCAGCGGGATTCTGATCGGTAACGGCGCAAGCCGTACGATTTGGGAAGACTTCTCCTACGACTCGCTGTTTGAAAACGCACGCACGGTGGAAGAAAAACCTCTTGGCCAGTCTGAACTCAGCGTGTTCGACGCCCTGCAAACGCGCAGCTTCGAGCAAGCCCTGGGCGCGCTGAAAACCACCAGCCGGGTCAACAAGGCCCTGGCCGTCAGCTCGGCGGCGCCGCGTAACCGCTACTACGCGATCAAGGAAGCGCTGATCAACACCATCCACGCCGTGCACATTCCGTGGCGCCTGGTGCAGCCGTCAACGCTGGCGACGATCAACGCCGAACTGGCGCGCTACGCCACGGTGTTCACCAGCAATTACGACCTGCTCAATTACTGGGCGATCCTGCACACACCGGGTATCGATGACCTGTTCCGCAGCGCCGACGCCAGCTTTGATCTGCGCGACACCCGCACCGAGGCCACACGCATTCTCTACCTGCACGGCGGCCTGCACCTGGTGCGCAACCTGGATGGCACCGCGCGCAAACTGCCGTCCACCGACAGCACCTTGCTCAGCAGTTTTGCCATCAACAACACGATCAAGACGCTGGACGATGTGCCGCTGTTTGTCAGCGAAGGCAAGGTTGAGGAGAAGCTCAAGACCATCCGCAGTTCGGATTACCTGTCGTTCTGTTATGAGCAATTGCTGAGCCACAAAGGGGCGCTGTGCATCTTTGGCCATGAGCTGGGGGCCCAGGATAAACATCTGGTGGATGCGATTCGCCAGGCCAGGCTGACGACTTTGGCGATCTCGGTGTCGGGGCGCAGTGACGGGTTTATTCGTCAGCAGAAGCGGCGGTATTCGGAGTTGTTCGAGGGCACGGGTGTTGAGTTGAAATTCTTTGCGGCGCGCACGCATCCGCTGGGCAACCCGGCGCTGTCCGTCCCCGTCGAACGCTGA
- a CDS encoding CaiB/BaiF CoA transferase family protein: MTAPLSGIKVIEIGTLIAAPFAARLMAEFGAEVIKIEAMGQGDPLRKWRKLHEGTSLWWYLQSRNKKSLALDLKSLEGLGLIKQLLGDADVLIENLRPGGLEKLGLGWDVLHAINPKLTLVRISGYGQTGPYRDRPGFGAIGEAMGGIRYTTGNPDSPPARVGVSLGDSLASLHGVIGALMSLLRVKTGQGDGQIVDVSLAESVFNLMESLVPEYDMLGHVRERSGGALPGIAPSNTYLTADGAYVVIAGNSDPIYKRLMHTIGRADLADAPEFAHNDGRAAKSGLLDAAITHWTSSLPIDAVLSALEAAEVPAGRIYSVADIVGDPHYQARDMLLNAELPGGVSVKMPGIVPKLSETPGEVNWQGPTLGQHTDDILGSLGLTVADIQRLKTSGVVQ, from the coding sequence ATGACGGCTCCCCTGAGCGGTATCAAGGTGATCGAGATCGGCACGCTGATTGCCGCGCCATTCGCCGCCCGGCTGATGGCCGAGTTTGGCGCCGAGGTGATCAAGATCGAAGCCATGGGGCAGGGTGATCCGCTTCGCAAATGGCGAAAGCTGCATGAAGGCACGTCGCTGTGGTGGTACCTGCAATCGCGTAACAAGAAGTCCCTGGCGCTGGACCTCAAGTCCCTGGAAGGCCTGGGCCTGATCAAGCAACTGCTCGGCGATGCCGACGTGCTGATCGAAAACCTGCGCCCCGGCGGCCTGGAAAAACTCGGGCTGGGCTGGGACGTGCTGCACGCCATCAACCCCAAGCTGACCCTGGTGCGCATCTCCGGCTACGGCCAGACCGGGCCATACCGCGACCGCCCGGGCTTTGGCGCGATCGGCGAGGCCATGGGCGGCATCCGCTATACCACCGGCAACCCGGATTCGCCGCCGGCGCGGGTGGGTGTGAGCCTGGGGGATTCACTGGCCTCCCTGCACGGCGTGATCGGCGCGTTGATGTCGTTGCTGCGGGTCAAGACCGGCCAGGGCGACGGGCAGATTGTGGACGTGTCGCTGGCCGAAAGCGTGTTCAACCTGATGGAAAGCCTGGTGCCGGAATACGACATGCTCGGCCATGTGCGTGAACGCAGCGGCGGCGCCTTGCCGGGTATCGCGCCCTCCAATACTTACCTGACCGCCGACGGCGCCTATGTGGTGATCGCCGGCAACAGCGACCCGATCTACAAGCGCCTGATGCACACCATCGGCCGCGCGGACCTGGCCGACGCACCGGAATTTGCCCACAACGATGGCCGCGCCGCCAAGAGTGGTTTGCTCGATGCCGCCATCACCCACTGGACCAGCAGCCTGCCGATCGACGCGGTGCTCAGTGCCCTGGAAGCCGCCGAAGTACCGGCCGGGCGCATCTACTCGGTGGCCGATATCGTCGGCGACCCGCACTATCAGGCGCGTGACATGCTGCTCAATGCCGAACTGCCCGGCGGTGTGTCGGTAAAAATGCCCGGCATCGTGCCCAAGCTGTCCGAAACCCCTGGCGAAGTGAATTGGCAAGGTCCGACGCTGGGCCAGCACACGGACGACATCCTCGGCAGCCTGGGCCTGACAGTGGCCGATATTCAACGCCTGAAAACCTCGGGAGTGGTGCAATGA
- a CDS encoding hydroxymethylglutaryl-CoA lyase, translated as MISDYSDALIVQEVSPRDGLQIEPTWVETADKIALIDQLSIAGFSRIEAGSFVSPKAIPALRDGEQVFQGIERNPDVIYVALIPNLKGAQRAIESRADELNLVMSASQTHNLANMRMRCEASLAAFGDITRFAADHPVRLNASIATTFGCPFEGKIDEDRVLQIVDAYQALGIQGISLADTTGMANPRQVERLVKRVLQRVSARDLTLHFHNTRGLGLCNVLAAYEAGARRFDAALGGLGGCPFAPGASGNICTEDLVNLCEEVGIYTGIDLPHVLQLSCRLTALLGHELPGQVAKAGRNCDLHPPPAYIATL; from the coding sequence ATGATTTCTGATTATTCCGACGCGCTGATCGTGCAGGAAGTGTCGCCGCGCGATGGCTTGCAGATCGAGCCGACCTGGGTTGAGACCGCCGACAAAATCGCGTTGATCGACCAGCTTTCCATCGCCGGTTTTTCGCGGATTGAAGCGGGCTCGTTCGTCTCGCCTAAAGCCATCCCGGCACTGCGCGATGGCGAGCAAGTCTTCCAGGGCATCGAGCGCAACCCCGACGTGATCTACGTGGCACTGATCCCCAACCTCAAGGGTGCCCAGCGCGCCATCGAGTCGCGCGCCGATGAACTGAACCTGGTGATGTCGGCCAGCCAGACCCACAACCTGGCAAACATGCGCATGCGGTGCGAGGCGTCGCTGGCGGCATTTGGCGATATCACACGCTTTGCCGCCGACCATCCGGTGCGCCTCAACGCCAGCATCGCCACCACGTTCGGCTGCCCGTTCGAAGGCAAGATCGATGAAGACCGCGTACTGCAAATCGTCGACGCGTATCAGGCGCTGGGTATTCAGGGCATCAGCCTCGCCGACACCACCGGCATGGCCAACCCGCGTCAGGTCGAGCGGCTGGTCAAGCGCGTGTTGCAACGCGTTTCGGCCAGGGATTTGACCCTGCATTTCCACAACACCCGTGGCCTGGGCTTGTGCAATGTGCTGGCCGCCTACGAAGCCGGGGCCAGGCGTTTTGATGCCGCGCTCGGCGGCCTGGGGGGTTGCCCGTTTGCGCCGGGGGCGTCGGGCAATATCTGCACCGAAGACCTGGTCAACCTGTGCGAAGAGGTCGGCATTTACACCGGCATCGACTTGCCGCATGTGCTGCAACTGTCTTGCCGTTTGACCGCCTTGCTGGGTCATGAACTACCCGGCCAAGTGGCCAAAGCCGGGCGTAATTGCGACCTGCATCCGCCACCGGCTTATATCGCCACGCTGTAA
- the yiaY gene encoding L-threonine dehydrogenase, which yields MSSTFFIPAVNIMGTDCLDEAMTAIRNYGFRKALIVTDVGLANAGVAGMIAEKLAMQDIDSVIYDGAKPNPNVDNVEKGLALLEANACDFVVSLGGGSPHDCAKGIALCATNGGHIGDYEGVDRSSKPQLPLVAINTTAGTASEMTRFCIITDETRHVKMAIVDRNVTPLLSVNDPALMVGMPKGLTAATGMDALTHAIEAYVSTAATPITDACAIKGIELISANLRLAVRDGSDKTARENMAYAQFLAGMAFNNASLGFVHAMAHQLGGLYDLPHGVCNAVLLPHVQSFNASVSAKRLSDVARALGADIKGITPEEGAQAAIAAIRTLAHDVDIPAGLRELGARLQDIPLLATNALKDACGLTNPRRADQRQIEEIFRNAF from the coding sequence ATGAGCAGCACCTTTTTCATCCCCGCCGTGAACATCATGGGCACTGACTGCCTCGACGAGGCCATGACTGCGATCCGCAACTACGGCTTTCGCAAGGCGTTGATTGTCACCGACGTCGGGCTGGCGAATGCGGGCGTGGCCGGCATGATCGCCGAAAAGCTGGCGATGCAGGACATCGACTCGGTGATTTACGACGGCGCCAAGCCCAACCCGAATGTGGACAACGTCGAGAAAGGCCTGGCGCTGCTGGAAGCCAATGCCTGCGATTTCGTGGTGTCGCTCGGCGGCGGTTCGCCCCATGACTGCGCCAAGGGCATTGCGCTGTGTGCCACCAACGGCGGGCACATCGGCGACTACGAAGGCGTTGACCGCTCGAGCAAACCGCAGCTGCCGCTGGTGGCCATCAACACCACTGCCGGCACGGCCAGCGAGATGACGCGGTTTTGCATCATCACCGATGAAACTCGCCATGTGAAAATGGCCATCGTCGACCGCAACGTCACGCCGCTGCTGTCGGTCAACGACCCGGCGCTGATGGTCGGCATGCCCAAGGGCCTGACCGCCGCCACCGGCATGGACGCGCTGACCCACGCCATCGAAGCCTATGTGTCTACTGCCGCCACACCGATCACCGACGCCTGCGCGATCAAGGGCATCGAACTGATCAGCGCCAACCTGCGCCTGGCCGTGCGCGACGGCAGCGACAAGACCGCACGGGAAAACATGGCCTACGCGCAGTTCCTCGCCGGCATGGCTTTCAACAATGCGTCGCTGGGGTTTGTACACGCCATGGCGCATCAGTTGGGCGGTTTGTATGACTTGCCCCACGGTGTGTGCAACGCGGTATTGCTGCCCCATGTGCAGAGCTTCAACGCCAGCGTGAGCGCCAAACGCTTGAGCGACGTGGCCCGTGCACTGGGCGCCGATATCAAGGGCATCACCCCCGAAGAGGGCGCCCAGGCGGCTATCGCGGCAATTCGCACTCTGGCCCATGACGTGGACATTCCGGCCGGTTTGCGCGAGCTGGGCGCCAGGCTGCAGGACATTCCTCTGCTGGCCACCAATGCCCTGAAGGATGCCTGCGGGCTGACCAACCCGCGGCGGGCCGATCAGCGTCAGATCGAGGAGATTTTCCGCAACGCGTTTTGA
- a CDS encoding dihydrodipicolinate synthase family protein yields MSSPPIHGIIGYTITPFSADGSRIDLDALGTSIDRLIASGVHAIAPLGSTGEGAYLSDAEWDEVSAYSLAKIARRVPTVVSVSDLTTAKAVRRARYAEANGADVVMVLPASYWKLSEAEILAHYAAIGDSIGVPIMLYNNPATSGTDMSVNLIQRIIKQVANVTMVKESTGDIQRMHQLRRQTEVPFYNGCNPLALEAFAAGAKGWCTAAPNLIPQLNLDLYDAVLANDLTKARELFYRQLPLLEFILKGGLPATVKAGLRLTGLEVGDPRLPVFPLGEAGIEQLKTLLR; encoded by the coding sequence ATGTCCAGCCCCCCTATTCACGGCATCATCGGCTACACCATCACCCCGTTCAGCGCCGACGGCTCACGCATCGACCTTGACGCACTCGGCACCTCCATCGACCGTTTGATCGCCAGCGGCGTACACGCCATCGCCCCGTTGGGCAGCACTGGCGAAGGCGCCTACTTGAGCGATGCCGAATGGGATGAAGTGAGTGCCTACAGCCTGGCGAAAATCGCCCGGCGCGTGCCGACCGTCGTCAGCGTGTCCGACCTCACCACCGCCAAGGCCGTGCGCCGTGCGCGGTACGCCGAGGCCAACGGCGCCGACGTGGTGATGGTGTTGCCCGCCTCGTACTGGAAGCTCAGCGAAGCGGAAATCCTTGCCCATTACGCCGCGATTGGCGACAGCATCGGCGTGCCGATCATGCTCTACAACAACCCGGCCACCAGCGGCACGGACATGTCGGTGAATTTGATCCAGCGCATCATCAAGCAGGTGGCCAATGTGACCATGGTCAAGGAAAGCACCGGGGATATTCAGCGCATGCACCAACTGCGTCGCCAGACAGAGGTGCCGTTCTACAACGGCTGCAACCCGCTGGCGCTGGAAGCCTTCGCGGCCGGCGCCAAGGGCTGGTGCACGGCGGCGCCGAACCTCATTCCTCAGCTGAATCTGGATTTGTATGACGCGGTGCTGGCAAATGATCTGACGAAGGCACGGGAGCTGTTTTATCGTCAGTTACCTCTGCTGGAGTTCATCCTCAAGGGTGGTTTGCCGGCGACGGTCAAGGCCGGGTTGCGTTTGACCGGGTTGGAGGTGGGTGATCCACGGTTGCCAGTGTTCCCGTTGGGTGAAGCCGGGATCGAACAGCTGAAAACACTGCTGCGCTAA
- a CDS encoding RNA polymerase sigma factor, with translation MSRPEPDPLSADAFRGFYADILHFLRKRTDNASDAADMTQDVFTQWLDYRDRAKVEQPRAFLFQMARNLLRDHWRKQKVRQTTHPDQAERDAEPVADEQTDPMAAAQRLQRLEQLKEVLAELSPRRREALMLHRFEGLSQAQIAERMGISTSMVEKHIAFALLHCKRRLQIEPGTEQPE, from the coding sequence ATGTCTCGTCCAGAGCCCGACCCGTTGTCGGCCGATGCCTTTCGCGGGTTTTATGCAGACATTCTGCATTTCCTGCGCAAGCGCACCGACAACGCCAGCGACGCGGCGGACATGACCCAGGATGTTTTCACTCAATGGCTGGACTACCGCGACCGGGCCAAGGTCGAGCAGCCACGGGCGTTTCTGTTCCAGATGGCGCGCAATCTGCTGCGTGACCACTGGCGCAAACAGAAGGTACGGCAAACCACTCACCCGGATCAGGCCGAAAGGGACGCCGAGCCGGTCGCCGACGAGCAAACCGACCCCATGGCCGCCGCGCAGCGCTTGCAACGCCTGGAACAGTTGAAAGAAGTCCTCGCAGAACTCTCGCCCCGCAGGCGAGAAGCCCTTATGCTGCACCGCTTCGAAGGCCTCAGCCAGGCGCAGATCGCCGAGCGCATGGGCATTTCGACCAGCATGGTGGAAAAGCACATCGCTTTTGCCCTGCTGCACTGCAAGCGACGCCTTCAAATCGAACCCGGCACGGAGCAGCCAGAATGA